The Vicia villosa cultivar HV-30 ecotype Madison, WI linkage group LG1, Vvil1.0, whole genome shotgun sequence genome includes a region encoding these proteins:
- the LOC131605079 gene encoding F-box/kelch-repeat protein SKIP11-like produces the protein MSIKSSEILNDTNERGNLKNMENHTGDSSFLIRQLGRDSSIHCLLRLSRSDYGSIAALNRDFRSLIKTGKLYQLRQKIGIVEHWVYFSCDVSTWEAFDPNRNRLMQLPRMTSDLCFMHSDKESLAVGTELLVFGREINGPAIYKYSILTNSWLKGKMMNTPRCLFGSASLGEIAILAGGCDKDGKIVSSSELYNSNTGTWETLPDMNLARKMCSAVFIDGKFYVLGGVGVDKTTQLTCGEEFDLNTREWRIIPNMCPPRNAGDGVNGEAPPLIAVVKNVLYAADYAQQEVKRYDKDKNSWTTIGSLPERASSLKGWGMAFRSCGDKLVVIGGLSFHGGMVTEVNAWKVDDDEGAPHWNLLAIIQSGSFVYNCAVMGC, from the coding sequence ATGTCGATAAAGTCAAGTGAAATTCTCAATGATACCAATGAAAGGGGAAACTTGAAGAATATGGAAAATCATACAGGCGACTCAAGTTTTCTTATTCGGCAGCTCGGTCGTGATTCATCAATCCATTGTCTTCTTCGATTGTCAAGGTCTGATTATGGCTCAATTGCTGCACTGAACCGGGATTTTCGATCACTTATTAAGACGGGAAAATTGTATCAACTGAGGCAAAAAATAGGCATAGTAGAACATTGGGTTTACTTTTCTTGTGATGTCTCTACATGGGAAGCCTTTGATCCAAACCGTAATCGGTTGATGCAATTGCCTAGAATGACTTCCGATCTATGTTTTATGCATTCAGATAAGGAGTCATTAGCTGTTGGTACTGAGCTTCTTGTTTTTGGAAGGGAGATAAATGGTCCTGCCATTTATAAATATAGTATTTTAACAAATTCATGGTTAAAGGGAAAGATGATGAATACTCCTAGATGCTTATTTGGATCTGCGAGTTTAGGAGAAATTGCAATATTAGCTGGTGGTTGTGACAAAGATGGAAAAATTGTGAGCTCTTCTGAGCTTTATAACTCAAATACTGGGACATGGGAGACTCTTCCAGACATGAACTTAGCAAGAAAAATGTGTTCCGCTGTGTTTATAGATGGAAAATTCTATGTCCTAGGTGGGGTTGGAGTAGATAAAACAACACAACTAACATGTGGTGAAGAGTTTGATTTAAATACAAGAGAATGGCGCATAATACCTAACATGTGCCCTCCGCGAAATGCAGGAGATGGTGTGAATGGTGAGGCACCTCCTTTGATTGCAGTTGTAAAAAATGTATTGTATGCTGCTGATTATGCGCAACAAGAAGTTAAAAGATATGATAAGGATAAAAACTCATGGACCACTATTGGAAGCCTTCCTGAGAGAGCAAGCTCATTAAAGGGATGGGGAATGGCTTTTAGATCATGTGGAGATAAGCTAGTTGTTATTGGAGGTCTTAGTTTTCATGGTGGAATGGTAACAGAAGTTAATGCTTGGAAAGTAGACGATGATGAAGGTGCGCCTCATTGGAATTTGCTTGCCATAATTCAATCAGGGAGCTTCGTGTATAATTGTGCTGTCATGGGATGTTAA